The following nucleotide sequence is from Flavimarina sp. Hel_I_48.
GATTTATATAGTTTTTTCTTCTGAAAAATAACCGGTTTTAAGCGCGTGCATGGCACTGTGGGCATTGGGTTCGCGGTATAGTGGATAGAGATCGTTGATTTTTTCGTCCAGCGCGTGCGTATCGAGCCAGAAACGACCTCCCAGCTCTTTTTCTTTTTCCGCGGTGAGGCGTATACGCTTTTTGCCTGGTCCGGAAACCGTGCTGATCAGTTTGTCTTTGCGTTCCAATAGTCGCTGTATCCCACGATAACCAATACGGTGGTAGCTGCCAAATTCCATTTCTATGCCCGGTACGATCGCGCGAACCACTTGTATGGGATGCCCTGGTGGCGTGGCCTGGTAATAATAGATTTCCAGACCTTCTTTTTTATACCCTTTGATAACGTGTTTCAACCGATCGTCCACGGAAGTCTTATCAAAATGCGGTAAATTTTCAGTCGAAATAATTTCTTTTTCTGAAAACACGCTATCGTTTAATTTCTCGCGTAGTTTTTCCTTGCCCATTTCCAGCCATTCCACGTGGGTACGCAGGGCGCGCTGTTCTTCGGCTTCAAGGTCAATAAGTTTTAAATTTTCCTCCGCATAGCCTTCAGGCGTGATCGTGGTCTTGCGCTCCATGCTGCTGTGATAGAAAATTTTCCGCGAATGTGAAGAGGCACACTCAAGGACCGCCTTGCGGATGGCATGGTCAAAATCTGGATCAGCCGCTTCCCCACACGCGGCCACCGTAAACGGAAAATCATCTTCGGAAAGATCGTCGCCCACCGCATATAAACTTACACAGCCACAGGTGGTTCGCGCCAATTTTGGGATCACTTTCAGCCCTTTCTCTTCTAATTTTTGCATCAATTGGCGTGTTTCTTGTGAAATTCCTTCCAGATTGATCACTTTTCCCTGATCCAGCGCCCGGAAACAATCGGCATTGCCATCACGCTGTAAAAGTTCTAAAAGGCCATGCAGGAGCGCGCGTTCAAAAGTATCGCCGGCGCCACAACCATTGGTAATCGCAGTGATCAACTGGTTGGGATAGGCAACATATTCATTATAATTGCCCAAAAATTCAAGGGGAACCCATGCCGGCGCATCGTCTGAAAGCCTATTGATCTGCACCCATTTTAAGTGTAAATCCTTATCGTATTTTGAACCGGCCTCAAGCACCAGCGTAAGTGGATCGATCACGATCTCTTCTTTATATTTCTGCTGCATATCAGCAAAAGAAGCTTCCACGCGTGGTATATTCAGCGAAGCCTGCATAATAAAAAATTCTTCATAAAGCTCGCCATAAGCGCCCACTTCAGCCTCTGTGGGCGTGGCGCCATAACCCAGCCCATTACCGTATGAACCGTCATCGCCCAGAAAAGTAGCATCTACGATAGGAATTTCCAATTGGTCAATACCGTCAATGCGGAAGGTTTTCAGTTCCCCTTTCGGCATACTGTTTTTGTAGGTCTCAAGTACTTTTTCTAATTGTTTGTCTTTGCTCATGCCAGAAGGGTTTTTAAGGAAACGGGATGGGTGTGCGGCTCGGTTTGCAGCAAATGGTTTACCAGTGAGAGCGCCTTTTTCTGCGAAACATCGCGGCCAAATTCAAAGGGCGTGCACACATGGTCAAAATCATACATGGAAAATATTTTCTGATAATGCCGCAGCTCATCTGGCGTAAGCGGAATGTGATAATGATAGCCTTTGTGGCAGCTCAGGGCGCAAGCTTCGCCGTTTGAATCAAAATCAATTTTGAGCGCATCGCCGGCAAATAGGATTTTTTTCTTCGCATCAAAAAGTGCGGTCTGACCATCATAGTGCCCACCCATGCGCACCATCACATGGTGGTCGTCCAGCTGTTCAAAATCATCAATGGGATGATTTACCTTAAAAGCTTTCGTATGTTCCAGGTCGTTTTTATGAATGATCAATTTGGGCGAAAAAGCTTCCTGTAACTTCCATAACGCACCATAACCGTGCGGATGCGAAGCCGCGAGGATAGAAATCCCGCCAAGCGCTTCAATCTTGTCCAGTGCGGCCTGCGAATAATGCGGCGCGGCCTCAAATGCGATATTGCCACCTTCGCGAATGATCAACCAGCCATGGGAGCCCAGACCCAATTGGGGCGCGGTGCTAAAATCCCACAATCCCGGCAAAACTTCCTGCCATTGGGTTGTATATTTCGCTTTGGCAGCGTCAATATGAATATAGGTAAAATCTTCATCGGGCAGGGCGTTCCGCACGTCCATACAATTTTTGCAGTAAATGGGCTCGCGCGTATCAAACCACAAAATCCAGCTTCCACAGTGCGTGCATGCGTAGTGCGTTAATGCCATTGGGTTTCTCTTTTAAGTGCGTTGAACAAAAGTGTGAATAGGCGGAGGTCGTCTTCCGGTGAACGTGACGGAATCTTTTTTACTAAAATACTGTTCACAAAACCGTTTAGCTGGGCTTCAAAAGGGGATTTTTCCATGTCAAAAGCAATTGGTTTTTGTGTTCCGGTAGCGCTATCTATAAAGGTGAGGTTCCCGCCGGGATCCTGACCCATGGTATTTGTGGCGCGCAGCATTCCGGCAGTGCCGAAAATTTCCAGTGTGCGCCGCGGAAGCGTATCTGGACGGTTGTAACCTACGTGCATACTTCCCAAAACCCCTGAGGCAAACCGAAGCATAAGCACCCCGCCATCATCCACCTTATAATCCTGAACAACATTTTGCTCAAAAATTTTAATTTCCACAATTGTATCGTCCAGCAGGGTTTCCAAAAGATCAAGACCATGCGGCGCCAGGTCTATAATAGCGCCACCGCCGGCCCTTTCCTGGTCTATACGCCAATTATCAACGCTCCAGTTTTTGGGCAGCCAGCACGCATAATCTATTTTAACCTGTGTAATTTGACCGAGTTTACCTTGCTGAATTTGCTCATAAACCTGTTCGTGCGCAGGGTGAAAACGCTGGTCGTATGCGGTGGCATAGACCGTTTTAGCCGACTGCGCGGAAAATATCATGGCTTCTGCATCTGCAAGGCTCGTGGCGAGTGGTTTCTCGCACAAAACATGCAATCCCGCCTCAATACTGGCAATCGTATGCGCTGCATGCAAATGGTTTGGTGTCGCAACATAAACAGCATCCAATGCGCTATGCTTTAAAAACTCATCTATTTCAGTATATTTTTTGACCGTTTGGGGCAGGTTTTTCATTTCCGAAGCGTGTTGCGCACAAGCCGCCACCAACTGAACACGCGGATTTTTCTGAAGCGCCGGGTACATATAATCCCGCGCCACCCAGCCGTAACCTATGATTCCCATTTTCAATATACTGCTCATAATTGTGGGGTATCAAGCAAAA
It contains:
- a CDS encoding YcaO-like family protein, which translates into the protein MSKDKQLEKVLETYKNSMPKGELKTFRIDGIDQLEIPIVDATFLGDDGSYGNGLGYGATPTEAEVGAYGELYEEFFIMQASLNIPRVEASFADMQQKYKEEIVIDPLTLVLEAGSKYDKDLHLKWVQINRLSDDAPAWVPLEFLGNYNEYVAYPNQLITAITNGCGAGDTFERALLHGLLELLQRDGNADCFRALDQGKVINLEGISQETRQLMQKLEEKGLKVIPKLARTTCGCVSLYAVGDDLSEDDFPFTVAACGEAADPDFDHAIRKAVLECASSHSRKIFYHSSMERKTTITPEGYAEENLKLIDLEAEEQRALRTHVEWLEMGKEKLREKLNDSVFSEKEIISTENLPHFDKTSVDDRLKHVIKGYKKEGLEIYYYQATPPGHPIQVVRAIVPGIEMEFGSYHRIGYRGIQRLLERKDKLISTVSGPGKKRIRLTAEKEKELGGRFWLDTHALDEKINDLYPLYREPNAHSAMHALKTGYFSEEKTI
- a CDS encoding Gfo/Idh/MocA family protein, with product MSSILKMGIIGYGWVARDYMYPALQKNPRVQLVAACAQHASEMKNLPQTVKKYTEIDEFLKHSALDAVYVATPNHLHAAHTIASIEAGLHVLCEKPLATSLADAEAMIFSAQSAKTVYATAYDQRFHPAHEQVYEQIQQGKLGQITQVKIDYACWLPKNWSVDNWRIDQERAGGGAIIDLAPHGLDLLETLLDDTIVEIKIFEQNVVQDYKVDDGGVLMLRFASGVLGSMHVGYNRPDTLPRRTLEIFGTAGMLRATNTMGQDPGGNLTFIDSATGTQKPIAFDMEKSPFEAQLNGFVNSILVKKIPSRSPEDDLRLFTLLFNALKRETQWH